Proteins from a genomic interval of Colletes latitarsis isolate SP2378_abdomen chromosome 3, iyColLati1, whole genome shotgun sequence:
- the LOC143340729 gene encoding heparan-alpha-glucosaminide N-acetyltransferase isoform X2: protein MGELVCDRESLKFDEACLQLRTDDQTRNAWLYLLSSDCAACPYTRIRRIVANSSSSVTIDTVRSTTLRILDAEDPSEYISAKNTSNVICELTPNFGQFGVYELSIQNGGCDVSVLNGSTYPYTELLVILGVFVLVLFGLSSLKSLWHACRKKYIKRQADDATKQPSKRRVKAIDTVRGVSTLLMIFVNDGSGGYKTLGHATWNGLLLGDLLFPCFIWIMGVCIPIALTSQMKRATSRRVILYGIVKRSILLFLIGISLNTASTGPQLETIRIFGVLQRFGVTYLIVALTYLCFASKRSKKSPMFREVQDLLLLLPQWCVMAVIVVVHCALTFCLDVPGCPTGYLGPGGLHDDGKHFDCVGGAAGYIDRTILKESHLYYSSTVYNFGPFDSEGILGTLTTTFQVFLGLHAGIIMTTYKDWKERVVRWLVWAAFFGCIGCGLHFANVIPVNKHLWSLSFVLVTTSFSLAFLTACYLLVDVIKVWNGGPFRISGMNALLLYVGHMLCYQIFPFHWSVGNMESRALRLIEAIWGVALWTIIAYIMHKRRTYITL from the exons ATGGGAGAGTTGGTCTGCGATCGCGAGAGTCTGAAATTCGACGAGGCATGTCTGCAACTGCGAACGGACGATCAAACGCGGAACGCGTGGCTCTACTTGCTTTCCTCTGACTGCGCCGCG TGCCCGTACACTAGGATTAGACGAATCGTAGCGAATTCGAGTTCCAGCGTAACGATCGATACGGTCAGATCTACGACTTTGAGGATTTTGGACGCTGAGGATCCCAGCGAATATATATCCGCTAAAAATACAAG TAACGTGATTTGCGAACTGACGCCGAATTTTGGACAATTTGGTGTGTACGAGTTATCGATACAAAATGGAGGCTGCGACGTGAGTGTCTTGAACGGATCGACCTACCCTTATACGG AACTTCTCGTCATTCTTGGAGTATTCGTACTGGTCCTGTTCGGTCTGTCTAGTCTAAAATCGTTATGGCATGCGTGTAGGAAGAAGTACATAAAACGTCAGGCGGACGACGCGACGAAGCAACCCTCGAAGCGTCGAGTGAAAGCGATTGATACAGTTCGAGG CGTGAGCACTCTGTTAATGATATTCGTTAACGATGGATCCGGCGGTTACAAGACTCTGGGCCACGCGACTTGGAACGGCTTGCTTCTGGGCGACCTGTTGTTCCCTTGTTTCATATGGATTATGGGAGTTTGCATCCCCATAGCTCTAACTAGTCAGATGAAACGCGCAACGTCGAGACGCGTTATACTATACGGGATCGTTAAG AGGAGCATACTTTTGTTCTTGATCGGTATATCGCTGAACACGGCGAGCACTGGCCCTCAGCTGGAAACCATTCGCATATTCGGTGTTCTCCAACGTTTCGGTGTAACGTATTTGATCGTCGCTTTGACGTACCTCTGCTTCGCGTCGAAACGATCAAAGAAG TCTCCGATGTTCCGCGAAGTGCAAGATTTGCTGCTGCTGCTACCCCAATGGTGCGTGATGGCCGTCATCGTGGTCGTTCATTGCGCCCTAACGTTCTGCCTGGACGTTCCTGGATGCCCCAC CGGATACCTCGGGCCCGGCGGTCTTCACGACGATGGGAAGCATTTTGACTGCGTCGGTGGCGCAGCTGGTTACATCGACAGAACTATACTGAAAGAATCTCATTTGTATTACTCGTCGACGGTTTATAACTTTGGCCCGTTCGATTCGGAAGGAATTCTGG GTACGCTTACGACAACGTTTCAAGTGTTCCTCGGTTTACACGCTGGCATAATTATGACGACGTACAAGGACTGGAAAGAACGGGTTGTCAGGTGGCTTGTGTGGGCCGCGTTTTTCGGTTGCATAGGCTGCGGCCTTCACTTCGCCAACGTCATTCCAGTCAACAAACACTTGTG GTCGCTGTCCTTCGTGCTGGTGACGACGTCCTTCTCTCTCGCTTTCCTGACGGCGTGTTACTTACTCGTGGACGTCATTAAAGTTTGGAACGGTGGCCCTTTCCGAATTTCTg GAATGAACGCGTTATTGCTGTACGTGGGCCACATGCTGTGCTATCAAATTTTCCCCTTCCATTGGAGCGTCGGGAACATGGAGAGCCGAGCTCTGCGTTTGATCGAAGCAATTTGGGGCGTCGCTTTATGGACGATCATCGCATATATCATGCACAAAAGACGAAcgtacattactctgtga
- the LOC143340729 gene encoding heparan-alpha-glucosaminide N-acetyltransferase isoform X1, giving the protein MGELVCDRESLKFDEACLQLRTDDQTRNAWLYLLSSDCAACPYTRIRRIVANSSSSVTIDTVRSTTLRILDAEDPSEYISAKNTSNVICELTPNFGQFGVYELSIQNGGCDVSVLNGSTYPYTELLVILGVFVLVLFGLSSLKSLWHACRKKYIKRQADDATKQPSKRRVKAIDTVRGVSTLLMIFVNDGSGGYKTLGHATWNGLLLGDLLFPCFIWIMGVCIPIALTSQMKRATSRRVILYGIVKRSILLFLIGISLNTASTGPQLETIRIFGVLQRFGVTYLIVALTYLCFASKRSKKVQLNSPMFREVQDLLLLLPQWCVMAVIVVVHCALTFCLDVPGCPTGYLGPGGLHDDGKHFDCVGGAAGYIDRTILKESHLYYSSTVYNFGPFDSEGILGTLTTTFQVFLGLHAGIIMTTYKDWKERVVRWLVWAAFFGCIGCGLHFANVIPVNKHLWSLSFVLVTTSFSLAFLTACYLLVDVIKVWNGGPFRISGMNALLLYVGHMLCYQIFPFHWSVGNMESRALRLIEAIWGVALWTIIAYIMHKRRTYITL; this is encoded by the exons ATGGGAGAGTTGGTCTGCGATCGCGAGAGTCTGAAATTCGACGAGGCATGTCTGCAACTGCGAACGGACGATCAAACGCGGAACGCGTGGCTCTACTTGCTTTCCTCTGACTGCGCCGCG TGCCCGTACACTAGGATTAGACGAATCGTAGCGAATTCGAGTTCCAGCGTAACGATCGATACGGTCAGATCTACGACTTTGAGGATTTTGGACGCTGAGGATCCCAGCGAATATATATCCGCTAAAAATACAAG TAACGTGATTTGCGAACTGACGCCGAATTTTGGACAATTTGGTGTGTACGAGTTATCGATACAAAATGGAGGCTGCGACGTGAGTGTCTTGAACGGATCGACCTACCCTTATACGG AACTTCTCGTCATTCTTGGAGTATTCGTACTGGTCCTGTTCGGTCTGTCTAGTCTAAAATCGTTATGGCATGCGTGTAGGAAGAAGTACATAAAACGTCAGGCGGACGACGCGACGAAGCAACCCTCGAAGCGTCGAGTGAAAGCGATTGATACAGTTCGAGG CGTGAGCACTCTGTTAATGATATTCGTTAACGATGGATCCGGCGGTTACAAGACTCTGGGCCACGCGACTTGGAACGGCTTGCTTCTGGGCGACCTGTTGTTCCCTTGTTTCATATGGATTATGGGAGTTTGCATCCCCATAGCTCTAACTAGTCAGATGAAACGCGCAACGTCGAGACGCGTTATACTATACGGGATCGTTAAG AGGAGCATACTTTTGTTCTTGATCGGTATATCGCTGAACACGGCGAGCACTGGCCCTCAGCTGGAAACCATTCGCATATTCGGTGTTCTCCAACGTTTCGGTGTAACGTATTTGATCGTCGCTTTGACGTACCTCTGCTTCGCGTCGAAACGATCAAAGAAGGTACAGCTAAAT TCTCCGATGTTCCGCGAAGTGCAAGATTTGCTGCTGCTGCTACCCCAATGGTGCGTGATGGCCGTCATCGTGGTCGTTCATTGCGCCCTAACGTTCTGCCTGGACGTTCCTGGATGCCCCAC CGGATACCTCGGGCCCGGCGGTCTTCACGACGATGGGAAGCATTTTGACTGCGTCGGTGGCGCAGCTGGTTACATCGACAGAACTATACTGAAAGAATCTCATTTGTATTACTCGTCGACGGTTTATAACTTTGGCCCGTTCGATTCGGAAGGAATTCTGG GTACGCTTACGACAACGTTTCAAGTGTTCCTCGGTTTACACGCTGGCATAATTATGACGACGTACAAGGACTGGAAAGAACGGGTTGTCAGGTGGCTTGTGTGGGCCGCGTTTTTCGGTTGCATAGGCTGCGGCCTTCACTTCGCCAACGTCATTCCAGTCAACAAACACTTGTG GTCGCTGTCCTTCGTGCTGGTGACGACGTCCTTCTCTCTCGCTTTCCTGACGGCGTGTTACTTACTCGTGGACGTCATTAAAGTTTGGAACGGTGGCCCTTTCCGAATTTCTg GAATGAACGCGTTATTGCTGTACGTGGGCCACATGCTGTGCTATCAAATTTTCCCCTTCCATTGGAGCGTCGGGAACATGGAGAGCCGAGCTCTGCGTTTGATCGAAGCAATTTGGGGCGTCGCTTTATGGACGATCATCGCATATATCATGCACAAAAGACGAAcgtacattactctgtga